From a region of the Phaseolus vulgaris cultivar G19833 chromosome 6, P. vulgaris v2.0, whole genome shotgun sequence genome:
- the LOC137833137 gene encoding heavy metal-associated isoprenylated plant protein 47-like, with translation MKQKIMMKVHMTCQKCRTKALKVAAAAKGVNFVGLEGESKDRLVVIGEGVDAVKLTYSLRKKVGQTDIISLAEVKAS, from the exons ATGAAG CAAAAGATTATGATGAAGGTGCACATGACTTGCCAAAAATGCCGCACCAAGGCACTCAAAGTTGCTGCTGCTGCAAAAG GTGTGAACTTTGTGGGGTTAGAAGGAGAATCGAAAGACAGATTGGTGGTGATTGGAGAAGGTGTAGATGCTGTGAAGTTAACTTATTCATTGAGGAAAAAGGTTGGACAAACCGATATCATAAGCTTAGCAGAGGTGAAAGCAAGTTAG